In Falco cherrug isolate bFalChe1 chromosome 2, bFalChe1.pri, whole genome shotgun sequence, the following are encoded in one genomic region:
- the CPB2 gene encoding carboxypeptidase B2 isoform X2, which yields MKMRFYLLFFTLFNWIPEKHVFFSFAQDEVLCARPQTDEQVEALQDLLNTTEVILWQPVVVENIKKDRDVHFYVRESSINSTKAQLRQLTIQHKVLVEDVRGLIENQTINDTFSPRSSSSYYEHYHSMKEIYHWMEEAVKFHSDLLQKIYIGSSYEKRPLYILKAIHVRERDRTMTRLLEHFDFYVMPVVNVDGYVYTWSHPSNRLWRKSRSSHGNSKCIGTDMNRNFDARWCGEGASPYECHEIYCGPYPESEPEVKAVARFIRDHKDIIKAYITMHSYSQLVLFPYSYTMDKSKDHDELESLAKKAATAIKRTTMKTYKLGAGARTIYLAPGGSDDWAYDLGIKYSFTIELRDTGTYGFLLPPHEIKPTCLEALSAVKEIAQHVLENL from the exons ATGAAGATGAGGTTTTACCTGCTCTTTTTTACCCTATTTAACTGGATTCCAGAGAAGCATGTCTTCTTCAGTTTTGCACA GGATGAAGTTTTGTGCGCTCGCCCACAAACAGACGAACAGGTTGAAGCCCTTCAGGATTTACTGAACACAACTGAG GTCATTCTCTGGCAACCTGTTGTGGTTGAAAACATCAAGAAGGACAGAGACGTCCATTTCTATGTCAGGGAGTCCAGCATAAATAGCACAAAAGCTCAGTTAAGACAACTGACCATCCAACACAA AGTCTTGGTGGAAGATGTTCGAGGACTTATTGAAAACCAGACTATCAATGACACCTTCAGCCCACGCAGCTCTTCATCATATTATGAACACTACCATTCAATGAAAGAA ATATATCATTGGATGGAAGAAGCAGTGAAATTCCATTCTGACCTCCTCCAGAAAATATATATTGGATCATCATATGAAAAACGACCACTTTATATTCTGAAG GCAATCCATGTGCGTGAGAGAGATCGGACCATGACAAGACTTCTGGAGCACTTTGATTTCTACGTCATGCCTGTTGTGAATGTGGACGGCTACGTGTACACGTGGAGCCATCCCTCT AATCGGCTGTGGAGAAAGAGCCGCTCATCACACGGTAACAGCAAGTGCATCGGTACTGACATGAACAGGAATTTTGATGCACGCTGGTGTG GGGAAGGAGCATCTCCCTATGAATGTCACGAGATATACTGTGGACCCTACCCAGAGTCTGAGCCTGAAGTGAAGGCAGTGGCTCGTTTTATCAGAGATCACAAGGACATCATTAAAGCCTACATAACCATGCACTCTTACTCCCAGTTGGTATTGTTTCCATATTCTTACACTATGGACAAAAGCAAAGACCATGATGAGTTG gaAAGTCTGGCAAAGAAAGCAGCTACAGCTATAAAGAGGACAACAATGAAAACTTACAAACTTGGTGCTGGTGCACGAACAATTT ATTTAGCTCCTGGAGGGTCAGATGACTGGGCTTATGATCTTGGCATTAAATATTCCTTTACCATTGAGCTTCGGGACACAGGAACTTACGGATTTTTGCTTCCTCCTCATGAAATTAAACCTACTTGCTTAGAAGCACTTTCTGCTGTCAAAGAGATAGCTCAACACGTTCTTGAAAATTTGTGA
- the CPB2 gene encoding carboxypeptidase B2 isoform X1: protein MKMRFYLLFFTLFNWIPEKHVFFSFAQDEVLCARPQTDEQVEALQDLLNTTEVILWQPVVVENIKKDRDVHFYVRESSINSTKAQLRQLTIQHKVLVEDVRGLIENQTINDTFSPRSSSSYYEHYHSMKEIYHWMEEAVKFHSDLLQKIYIGSSYEKRPLYILKLSKNQEKSKSAIWIDCGIHAREWISPAFCLWFIGHAIHVRERDRTMTRLLEHFDFYVMPVVNVDGYVYTWSHPSNRLWRKSRSSHGNSKCIGTDMNRNFDARWCGEGASPYECHEIYCGPYPESEPEVKAVARFIRDHKDIIKAYITMHSYSQLVLFPYSYTMDKSKDHDELESLAKKAATAIKRTTMKTYKLGAGARTIYLAPGGSDDWAYDLGIKYSFTIELRDTGTYGFLLPPHEIKPTCLEALSAVKEIAQHVLENL, encoded by the exons ATGAAGATGAGGTTTTACCTGCTCTTTTTTACCCTATTTAACTGGATTCCAGAGAAGCATGTCTTCTTCAGTTTTGCACA GGATGAAGTTTTGTGCGCTCGCCCACAAACAGACGAACAGGTTGAAGCCCTTCAGGATTTACTGAACACAACTGAG GTCATTCTCTGGCAACCTGTTGTGGTTGAAAACATCAAGAAGGACAGAGACGTCCATTTCTATGTCAGGGAGTCCAGCATAAATAGCACAAAAGCTCAGTTAAGACAACTGACCATCCAACACAA AGTCTTGGTGGAAGATGTTCGAGGACTTATTGAAAACCAGACTATCAATGACACCTTCAGCCCACGCAGCTCTTCATCATATTATGAACACTACCATTCAATGAAAGAA ATATATCATTGGATGGAAGAAGCAGTGAAATTCCATTCTGACCTCCTCCAGAAAATATATATTGGATCATCATATGAAAAACGACCACTTTATATTCTGAAG CTTTctaaaaaccaggaaaaatccAAAAGTGCCATATGGATTGACTGTGGTATCCATGCTAGAGAATGgatttctcctgctttttgccTGTGGTTCATAGGCCAT GCAATCCATGTGCGTGAGAGAGATCGGACCATGACAAGACTTCTGGAGCACTTTGATTTCTACGTCATGCCTGTTGTGAATGTGGACGGCTACGTGTACACGTGGAGCCATCCCTCT AATCGGCTGTGGAGAAAGAGCCGCTCATCACACGGTAACAGCAAGTGCATCGGTACTGACATGAACAGGAATTTTGATGCACGCTGGTGTG GGGAAGGAGCATCTCCCTATGAATGTCACGAGATATACTGTGGACCCTACCCAGAGTCTGAGCCTGAAGTGAAGGCAGTGGCTCGTTTTATCAGAGATCACAAGGACATCATTAAAGCCTACATAACCATGCACTCTTACTCCCAGTTGGTATTGTTTCCATATTCTTACACTATGGACAAAAGCAAAGACCATGATGAGTTG gaAAGTCTGGCAAAGAAAGCAGCTACAGCTATAAAGAGGACAACAATGAAAACTTACAAACTTGGTGCTGGTGCACGAACAATTT ATTTAGCTCCTGGAGGGTCAGATGACTGGGCTTATGATCTTGGCATTAAATATTCCTTTACCATTGAGCTTCGGGACACAGGAACTTACGGATTTTTGCTTCCTCCTCATGAAATTAAACCTACTTGCTTAGAAGCACTTTCTGCTGTCAAAGAGATAGCTCAACACGTTCTTGAAAATTTGTGA